The nucleotide sequence TAAAATTCTTTTTGAAGGAGGTTTGGATGGAAAAAGGAGTAACAAACTTAAGCAGATTTCTGCTTGAGGAGCAGAGAAAACACCCGGAAGCAACAGGTGAATTCACCATACTGCTGGAACAGATAGCTTTTGCTGCAAAAATAATAAGCAGCGAAGTTAACAAAGCCGGACTCGTAAACATCCTTGGTAAAAATGAATCCACAAATGTCCACGGAGAAGAACAGCAGAAACTGGATGTCTATGCAAACCGCAAAATGATTGAAGCCCTGGATCATACGGGAAAAGTCTGTGCCATGGCATCCGAAGAAGAAGAAGATATTATAGAAATCCCCGACAAATATCCGAAAGGCAAATATGTCATAGTCTTCGATCCTCTCGACGGTTCCAGCAATATTGACGTGAATATCAGTATTGGAACCATATTCGGTATTTATAAAAGAATTTCGGAAGGTTTTAACGGATGCAGAGAGGATTTTCTGCAGGAGGGGAATAAACTTGTAGCTTCAGGATATGTAGTTTACGGCTCCAGTACTATGTTTGTGTACACCACGGGTGTCGGTGTAAACGGATTTACCCTTGATCCCAGCATCGGTGAATTTCTCCTTTCACATGAAAACATCAGAATTCCTGAACACGGCAAAATATTAAGCATAAACGAGGCCAATTATCACAGATGGACTCCTGAAATCAGGGATTTTGTTGAATATATAAAAAATATAAAAGAAAGAAAATACACCTCCCGCTATATCGGTTCACTTGTTGCCGATTTCCACAGAAATCTTCTGAAAGGAGGTATTTTCCTCTATCCCGGAGACAAAAGCAATCCCGAAGGTAAACTCAGGCTGCTTTATGAGGCAAATCCAATGGCACACATTATTGAACAGGCAGGTGGAATGGCCACAGACGGTCACAAGAATATTCTTGATATAAAACCGGAAAAGCTTCACCAGAAGACACCGTTAATAATAGGTTCCAGGTTTGAAGTGGAAACGTACCTGAAATATATGAAAAAGAGCTGATAAATGTATGTGGGCGCACACGAATCAATAGCCGGGGAGATTCACAAAAGCATCGACAGAGCACTAACGGATGAATGTGAATCGATGCAGGTGTTTGTAAAGAATGCCAATAGATGGCAGGGCAAAAAAATAAGCGGTGATGAAGCAGAGAAATTTCGCAAAAAAGCTGAAAAATTAGGGCATAATAAAATTTGCGCCCACAGTTCGTATCTTATCAACATGGCAACAGAAAAGAAAGACCTGTATAAAAAATCTTTTGAAAGCCTAAAGGATGAACTGGGCAGGTGTGATGCTCTCGGTATCCCGTACTATGTAATTCATCCGGGCTCGCACACAGGTATCGGTGAGGAGAAAGGTCTTAATAATATTATTGCCCTCATTGACAATATTTATGGGAATAATGATTTTAACTGCATGATGTTACTGGAAACCACCGCAGGACAGGGAACAAATCTCGGCTATGATATCCGGCATCTTAAATATATTATCGAC is from Flexistipes sinusarabici DSM 4947 and encodes:
- the fbp gene encoding class 1 fructose-bisphosphatase; its protein translation is MEKGVTNLSRFLLEEQRKHPEATGEFTILLEQIAFAAKIISSEVNKAGLVNILGKNESTNVHGEEQQKLDVYANRKMIEALDHTGKVCAMASEEEEDIIEIPDKYPKGKYVIVFDPLDGSSNIDVNISIGTIFGIYKRISEGFNGCREDFLQEGNKLVASGYVVYGSSTMFVYTTGVGVNGFTLDPSIGEFLLSHENIRIPEHGKILSINEANYHRWTPEIRDFVEYIKNIKERKYTSRYIGSLVADFHRNLLKGGIFLYPGDKSNPEGKLRLLYEANPMAHIIEQAGGMATDGHKNILDIKPEKLHQKTPLIIGSRFEVETYLKYMKKS
- a CDS encoding deoxyribonuclease IV, with the protein product MYVGAHESIAGEIHKSIDRALTDECESMQVFVKNANRWQGKKISGDEAEKFRKKAEKLGHNKICAHSSYLINMATEKKDLYKKSFESLKDELGRCDALGIPYYVIHPGSHTGIGEEKGLNNIIALIDNIYGNNDFNCMMLLETTAGQGTNLGYDIRHLKYIIDSSKYPDKLGVCLDSCHMFAAGYDFKNDYENVVNETFRLFGDKVKVFHLNDTKFDLGSKRDRHEMIGEGFLGEEFFRKVLNDKHFSKTLGILETPLKKDESYKPQIRYLKSLRR